The Jatrophihabitans sp. genome includes a window with the following:
- a CDS encoding FAD:protein FMN transferase, translating into MTALLTEPLVRQFATMGTTARVRVERPGPDAERAVDAVQALFGEVQAQCTRFDPASPLMRANAAGSWHPVPQWCYAALEEAAAAHVRTGRLFDPRVLTELVELGYDTSLPFSAGPVSLPARQSQQSRQPQRPVRSVRVLPWQPRFDAAARAVAVGPAAVDLGGIAKGLAVRWAADLLRASADTFFVDAGGDGYFAGAGPADRGWSVGVEDPLGGTDPVAVLAVRDQACATSSTRLRRWQVGDRTAHHLIDPRTGGPSAGGLASVTVVGSDPAAAEVWSKALFLHGADQISSVATAEGIAALWVRDDGRIGATDDLAPALIWSRP; encoded by the coding sequence ATGACCGCGCTGCTGACCGAGCCGCTGGTCCGGCAGTTCGCCACGATGGGGACGACCGCCCGCGTGCGCGTCGAGCGTCCCGGACCCGACGCAGAGCGTGCCGTCGACGCGGTCCAGGCGCTGTTCGGTGAGGTGCAGGCGCAATGCACCCGGTTCGACCCGGCGAGCCCGCTCATGCGAGCCAACGCCGCCGGCAGCTGGCACCCGGTGCCGCAGTGGTGTTATGCCGCGCTCGAGGAGGCGGCGGCTGCGCATGTGCGCACCGGCCGTCTGTTCGACCCGCGGGTCCTGACCGAGCTCGTCGAGCTCGGCTACGACACCAGCCTGCCGTTCAGCGCCGGTCCCGTCTCGCTCCCGGCACGGCAGTCACAGCAGTCACGGCAGCCACAGCGGCCGGTGCGCAGCGTCCGGGTGCTGCCGTGGCAGCCGCGCTTCGACGCTGCCGCCCGCGCCGTCGCGGTCGGCCCGGCTGCTGTCGACCTCGGCGGCATCGCGAAGGGGCTGGCAGTTCGCTGGGCCGCGGACCTGCTGCGCGCCAGCGCCGACACGTTCTTCGTCGACGCCGGCGGCGACGGGTACTTCGCCGGAGCCGGTCCGGCCGATCGCGGCTGGTCGGTCGGGGTCGAGGACCCGCTCGGCGGCACGGACCCGGTCGCCGTGCTGGCCGTGCGGGATCAGGCGTGCGCGACGTCGTCGACGCGGCTTCGGCGGTGGCAGGTCGGTGACCGAACCGCTCATCACCTGATCGATCCTCGAACCGGCGGCCCGAGCGCCGGCGGGCTGGCGTCGGTCACCGTCGTCGGGTCCGACCCCGCCGCGGCCGAGGTCTGGAGCAAGGCCCTGTTCCTGCACGGAGCCGATCAGATCTCCTCCGTCGCCACAGCTGAGGGAATCGCAGCGCTGTGGGTGCGCGACGACGGCCGGATCGGCGCGACCGACGACCTGGCGCCGGCGCTCATCTGGAGCCGGCCGTGA
- a CDS encoding crosslink repair DNA glycosylase YcaQ family protein → MAAQFGGEPAKDSARVLRRLGLLQLDALRRVDRAHRLTCLARMPANASVESVDGGLWSSGPARAFETWVHAACLVPAEDWPLLRLARAKTADRERKPDEAACAEVLAIVGGSEHGVTIREIEGAGPRTDGWEWSERKRAAEHLLWCGELICSERRGNRRVYDLPERRLPQSVLETELSREAILETIATRVLNATGVATTQDVAVYYNLTTAEAAEGLASCGANPVTVQGWPTPAWTLQKDPPAHQLLPEARLIGPFDNLIWDRDRTRRVHDFDYSFEAYKPAHKRVYGHYVMGVLDTHGRMLGRVDLRRQAGALEVIRSFAEPEVDEAHLAAGVASAVAILTAQMKDVIPSS, encoded by the coding sequence GTGGCAGCCCAGTTCGGCGGCGAGCCTGCCAAGGACAGCGCCAGGGTCTTGCGTCGGCTGGGGTTGCTGCAACTCGACGCCCTGCGCCGCGTCGACCGGGCCCACCGGCTGACCTGCCTGGCGCGGATGCCGGCGAACGCCTCCGTGGAATCCGTCGACGGTGGGCTGTGGTCTAGCGGTCCAGCCCGTGCCTTCGAGACCTGGGTGCACGCGGCCTGCCTGGTGCCCGCCGAAGACTGGCCGCTGCTCCGCCTGGCGCGAGCCAAGACCGCTGACCGCGAACGCAAGCCGGATGAGGCGGCATGCGCGGAGGTGCTGGCCATCGTGGGTGGCAGCGAACACGGCGTCACGATCCGCGAGATCGAGGGGGCCGGCCCGCGCACTGACGGGTGGGAATGGTCTGAGCGCAAACGGGCGGCTGAACACCTGCTCTGGTGCGGCGAGCTGATCTGCAGCGAGCGCCGGGGAAACCGACGGGTCTATGACCTCCCCGAACGACGCCTCCCCCAATCCGTCCTGGAAACCGAGCTATCCCGCGAAGCCATCCTCGAGACCATCGCCACCCGGGTCCTGAACGCGACCGGCGTCGCCACCACCCAGGACGTCGCCGTCTACTACAACCTGACCACCGCCGAAGCCGCCGAAGGCCTGGCGAGCTGCGGAGCCAACCCAGTCACGGTCCAAGGTTGGCCCACACCGGCCTGGACGCTGCAGAAGGACCCACCCGCACACCAGCTCCTGCCGGAAGCCCGCCTGATCGGCCCCTTCGACAACCTCATCTGGGACCGCGACCGCACCCGCCGCGTCCACGACTTCGACTACAGCTTCGAGGCCTACAAGCCAGCCCACAAAAGGGTCTACGGCCATTACGTGATGGGAGTGCTCGACACACACGGCCGCATGCTGGGCCGAGTCGATCTCAGAAGACAGGCGGGTGCACTCGAGGTGATTCGATCCTTTGCCGAACCCGAAGTCGATGAAGCGCATCTGGCCGCCGGCGTTGCCAGTGCAGTCGCCATTCTCACGGCGCAGATGAAGGACGTCATCCCGTCGAGTTGA